The Oryzias melastigma strain HK-1 linkage group LG13, ASM292280v2, whole genome shotgun sequence genome window below encodes:
- the paf1 gene encoding RNA polymerase II-associated factor 1 homolog isoform X1 produces MAPTIQTQAQRDDGHSRPSSHRTVPERSGIVCRVKYCNTLPDIPFDPKFITYPFDQHRFVQYKATSLEKQHKHELLTEPDLGVTIDLINPDTYRIDPNILLDPADEKLLEEDIQAPSSSKRSQQHAKVVPWMRKTEYISTEFNRYGVSNEKVEVKIGVSVKQQFTEEEIYKDRDSQISAIEKTFEDAQKSIAQHYSKPRVTPVEILPVFPDFKMWINPCAQVIFDSDPAPKDISAPAGVEMMSQAMIRGMMDEEGNQFVAYFLPNEDTLRKRKRDFEEGLEYMADDVYDYKIAREYNWNVKNKASKGYEENYFFIFRDGDGVYYNELETRVRLSKRRAKAGAQSTTNAVLVCKHRDMNEKELEAQEARKAQLENHEPEDEEEDMDKDMQDSGDEKEKGSGSEAENSGSESEREDEEREQSAEEDEDNEARRKRRRKSSASGSESGEERTREMRDEEEIFGSDDDSDDNEPKNSARSSGEEGSESEEEEGENRRGSRSRSASPAASNHSSDRSEAHAQSGSGSERASDSSDASDSD; encoded by the exons ATGGCTCCAACGATTCAGACACAAGCGCAGCGGGACGACGGCCACAG CAGGCCGTCCTCTCACAGAACTGTACCAGAGAG GTCAGGAATAGTCTGTCGAGTCAAGTACTGCAACACCCTGCCCGACATCCCATTTGATCCTAAATTCATCACTTACCCATTTGACCAGCACAG ATTTGTTCAGTATAAAGCCACATCTCTAGAGAAGCAGCACAAACACGAGCTCTTGACTGAACCCGACCTTGGAGTAACTATTGACCTGATCAACCCAGACACTTACCGCATAGACCCAAACA TACTGTTGGACCCTGCTGATGAAAAACTGTTGGAAGAAGATATTCAGGCTCCTTCCAGCTCAAAGAG GTCACAACAGCACGCCAAAGTGGTGCCATGGATGAGAAAGACAGAGTACATCTCCACAGAGTTTAACAGATATGGTGTTTCCAACGAGAAAGTGGAAGTCAA aaTCGGCGTGTCTGTCAAACAGCAGTTCACAGAAGAAGAGATCTACAAGGACAGAGACAGCCAGATTTCTGCTATTGAGAAAACATTTGAGGATGCACAGAAATCG ATCGCACAGCACTACAGTAAACCCAGAGTTACTCCTGTGGAGATATTGCCCGTGTTTCCGGACTTTAAG ATGTGGATCAACCCGTGCGCTCAGGTCATCTTCGATTCTGATCCAGCTCCTAAAGACATATCGGCCCCAGCTGGAGTGGAGATGATGTCCCAGGCGATGATCAG AGGAATGATGGACGAGGAGGGAAATCAGTTCGTAGCTTACTTCCTGCCCAATGAGGACACACTTCGCAAACGCAAGCGAGACTTCGAGGAGGGACTGGAATACATGGCAGATGATGT TTATGACTACAAGATTGCACGAGAATACAACTGGAACGTcaaaaacaaagccagcaaaggTTATGAGGAGAACTACTTCTTCATCTTCAGAGATGGAGATGGTGTTTACTACAACGAGCTGGAGACCAG GGTGCGCTTGAGTAAGAGAAGAGCCAAAGCTGGAGCACAGTCCACAACCAATGCAGTGCTGGTTTGTAAGCACAGAGATATGAATGAGAAAGAGCTTGAAGCTCAG gaaGCACGTAAAGCTCAGCTTGAGAACCACGAacctgaagatgaagaggaagacATGGACAAAGACATGCAGGATTCcg gCGATGAAAAGGAGAAAGGAAGCGGCAGTGAGGCAGAGAACTCCGGCAGCGAATCCGAACGGGAAGACGAAGAGCGGGAGCAGAGCGcggaggaggacgaggacaACGAAGCCAGGCGCAAGAGGCGGAGGAAGTCGAGCGCCAGCGGCAGCGAAAGCGGCGAGGAGAGGACCAGGGAGATGCGGGACGAGGAGGAGATCTTCGGGAGCGACGACGACAGCGACGACAACGAGCCCAAGAATTCGGCCAGGAGCAGCGGGGAGGAAGGCAGCGagagcgaggaggaggagggcgagAACCGGAGGGGCAGCAGGAGTCGCAGCGCCTCCCCTGCAGCCAGCAACCACAGCAGTGACCGGTCAGAGGCGCACGCTCAGAGTGGAAGCGGAAGCGAGAGAGCGTCGGACTCCAGTGATGCTAGTGACAGCGATTAA
- the paf1 gene encoding RNA polymerase II-associated factor 1 homolog isoform X2 — translation MAPTIQTQAQRDDGHRPSSHRTVPERSGIVCRVKYCNTLPDIPFDPKFITYPFDQHRFVQYKATSLEKQHKHELLTEPDLGVTIDLINPDTYRIDPNILLDPADEKLLEEDIQAPSSSKRSQQHAKVVPWMRKTEYISTEFNRYGVSNEKVEVKIGVSVKQQFTEEEIYKDRDSQISAIEKTFEDAQKSIAQHYSKPRVTPVEILPVFPDFKMWINPCAQVIFDSDPAPKDISAPAGVEMMSQAMIRGMMDEEGNQFVAYFLPNEDTLRKRKRDFEEGLEYMADDVYDYKIAREYNWNVKNKASKGYEENYFFIFRDGDGVYYNELETRVRLSKRRAKAGAQSTTNAVLVCKHRDMNEKELEAQEARKAQLENHEPEDEEEDMDKDMQDSGDEKEKGSGSEAENSGSESEREDEEREQSAEEDEDNEARRKRRRKSSASGSESGEERTREMRDEEEIFGSDDDSDDNEPKNSARSSGEEGSESEEEEGENRRGSRSRSASPAASNHSSDRSEAHAQSGSGSERASDSSDASDSD, via the exons ATGGCTCCAACGATTCAGACACAAGCGCAGCGGGACGACGGCCACAG GCCGTCCTCTCACAGAACTGTACCAGAGAG GTCAGGAATAGTCTGTCGAGTCAAGTACTGCAACACCCTGCCCGACATCCCATTTGATCCTAAATTCATCACTTACCCATTTGACCAGCACAG ATTTGTTCAGTATAAAGCCACATCTCTAGAGAAGCAGCACAAACACGAGCTCTTGACTGAACCCGACCTTGGAGTAACTATTGACCTGATCAACCCAGACACTTACCGCATAGACCCAAACA TACTGTTGGACCCTGCTGATGAAAAACTGTTGGAAGAAGATATTCAGGCTCCTTCCAGCTCAAAGAG GTCACAACAGCACGCCAAAGTGGTGCCATGGATGAGAAAGACAGAGTACATCTCCACAGAGTTTAACAGATATGGTGTTTCCAACGAGAAAGTGGAAGTCAA aaTCGGCGTGTCTGTCAAACAGCAGTTCACAGAAGAAGAGATCTACAAGGACAGAGACAGCCAGATTTCTGCTATTGAGAAAACATTTGAGGATGCACAGAAATCG ATCGCACAGCACTACAGTAAACCCAGAGTTACTCCTGTGGAGATATTGCCCGTGTTTCCGGACTTTAAG ATGTGGATCAACCCGTGCGCTCAGGTCATCTTCGATTCTGATCCAGCTCCTAAAGACATATCGGCCCCAGCTGGAGTGGAGATGATGTCCCAGGCGATGATCAG AGGAATGATGGACGAGGAGGGAAATCAGTTCGTAGCTTACTTCCTGCCCAATGAGGACACACTTCGCAAACGCAAGCGAGACTTCGAGGAGGGACTGGAATACATGGCAGATGATGT TTATGACTACAAGATTGCACGAGAATACAACTGGAACGTcaaaaacaaagccagcaaaggTTATGAGGAGAACTACTTCTTCATCTTCAGAGATGGAGATGGTGTTTACTACAACGAGCTGGAGACCAG GGTGCGCTTGAGTAAGAGAAGAGCCAAAGCTGGAGCACAGTCCACAACCAATGCAGTGCTGGTTTGTAAGCACAGAGATATGAATGAGAAAGAGCTTGAAGCTCAG gaaGCACGTAAAGCTCAGCTTGAGAACCACGAacctgaagatgaagaggaagacATGGACAAAGACATGCAGGATTCcg gCGATGAAAAGGAGAAAGGAAGCGGCAGTGAGGCAGAGAACTCCGGCAGCGAATCCGAACGGGAAGACGAAGAGCGGGAGCAGAGCGcggaggaggacgaggacaACGAAGCCAGGCGCAAGAGGCGGAGGAAGTCGAGCGCCAGCGGCAGCGAAAGCGGCGAGGAGAGGACCAGGGAGATGCGGGACGAGGAGGAGATCTTCGGGAGCGACGACGACAGCGACGACAACGAGCCCAAGAATTCGGCCAGGAGCAGCGGGGAGGAAGGCAGCGagagcgaggaggaggagggcgagAACCGGAGGGGCAGCAGGAGTCGCAGCGCCTCCCCTGCAGCCAGCAACCACAGCAGTGACCGGTCAGAGGCGCACGCTCAGAGTGGAAGCGGAAGCGAGAGAGCGTCGGACTCCAGTGATGCTAGTGACAGCGATTAA